Below is a genomic region from Microcaecilia unicolor chromosome 9, aMicUni1.1, whole genome shotgun sequence.
AAAGAACTCTTCTGGCTGTCCGTCTCATCAGGGTGCCAGAGCTGACCCACATAAAAAGGTAGCCATGACAACAAGAAGATGAAGTTCAACATCAAGAACATCTTGATGGTTTTCACTTTTGTCCTTGGTACTATATTCATTGTCCTTCTCACAGTCCTACCATCAGTACCAATCCTCCAGATATATTTGATGACCTTCTGATAGAACAAAATGATTAGAATGGAGGGGATCAAGAACCCAACCAGGAGATGGATGATGCTGTAGATGGTGCCATCCCAAGTATAAGGCAGGAAAAAGTTGCAGTGGTTGTCCCAGTCCGAGCCATAGAAAAAGAAGGCAGGTGatacaaaagcagcatcaaagatcCATGAGGCCACAATCATTTTCTTGGCTTTTTCCCTGGAAACCTTGAAGCTCAGAGGATACACAATGGTGTAGAACCTATCAAGGCATATGGAGAATAGGACATAGATCTGCACACCAGGGGCAAGAAACTGGAAATATCTGACCAGCTTGCACATGACACTGCCAAGCACCCATCTGCCGGAGGTGAATTGCAGCAGTGCAAAAGGGGTGCTGGCTAGGCTGAGGAGAAGGTCCGCACATGCCATGGATACCACAAAATAGTTGGTGGTAGACTGAGTCCTCCTGCTCCTGTGGATCACTAAGCACACAAGAGAGTTTCCAACCACAGAAACCAGCCAGATGACCCCCAAAATTATGCTTGCGGCAGCTATTTCGCCGGGCAGCAGCGCATGCTGTAAAACTGTGCTATTCTTCTCGGTCCTGCTGTTCTCCTTGTACAGATCAGTCATTTCATTGTCTCCTAGAAGTTTTGAAGAGTCAGTATGGCTGCTGTTTTGTAGGGGTACAAATACTGTTGGCATAGCAAATGAAGGTTTGTCGCCATCCATTCCACGAGCAAACACCATATTCACTTTTTCCTTCTGTGCTCTGTATcaaaaaacaaagtgggaagtctATCATTAAAACAATTTAATTATGAGCCACCTAAAATTATAATACTTTGGCTCCGAATTATAAAAAAGCTTAAAAAcacagtggggaaaaaaaattgCAGATTGGGCCATAGAAATTAATATGAACAGTTTCTATAAATGAGAAATGGTAGCATGTTCTATTTCTGAAGTGCTGATTAGATGATCCTCTGTATCAGGTTCTGAGTTTCCACTAGTGTATGTGTTCACTGTTAATTGGTTCCCAAATCAATTGAAGGTCTTTATAATTCACTTTATTATAAGGACACCTCAATTTATTTAGCACCCGAGCTGAGCTGGTGAAAAGGATTCAGTGCCAGTTCCATGGAGGTTGTAAAGGAGATAGGACTGAAGGAAGTTTTAATAACGTATTAATaaattattatttaatattttaatacttttatacaatttaataataatattttaataGTTTTATACAATGAAAAAGTGCTAACATAATTTAGCATATATTATGCaccatttatcaataaaaataaGTGCAGGAGGTATATTGTACACACTTTTCTATACCACATGGAGCAGGCCATCTCTGGAGATGGAAAtggtggaacattttctttgttaacaCTGTATGATTGATCACTTGATTGAGCAGATGTATCAcaccttaaggggtccttttactaagccacggtaaaacgtggcctgcggtagtgtaggcatatgTATTGGGCACGTGCTAGGCCACTTTTTtaaccacatctacaaaaaatgggttttttttaatgggatgggaaaagggcttgcggtaaaaatgaaaccagcgtgcatcGAAAAccaacctgagcccttaacgccacccattgatctaacagtaaaggctcacacgctacacgcaCAGTGACTGGTTGGTacgcgccaagtgccgattaccgctggaactGGCGGGCATAAGaggaattaaataaataattcatccaggcattctgtgcacgtgccaaatctgaaattaccaccaggagggcgtgcagcctggcagtagtctcattttggcatgcactgcatgcgcgtagagcctaccgtggcgtaataaaagggacccttaatgttTTAAGCCACTAGTAGGTGTTCCATCTAGGACCAACAGTTAATTCGTTTTGCTCTGTTTGGTTTTATATATCATTTTTATGAGTTTTTGTAGAAGATAAAGAAATATGTAAATTGTGCTACATGACAATTGCTAGCtcattttttataattttattttttatccttTAGTCGTTCAGTTAATTGTGAATGTGGTCTGGCTCAGTTTATTTCTAACACACTTACCATGTCGTGTTGTTTATATCGTGGATCTAGTTCtcaatattgtttttttattattcttataTATGTTTGGAAACCGTTAAGGCATAGTtttggggcttcttttacaaagctgcacagcaAATGACAGGAAGCCCATATGAATTATATATAGgaacctatcaggcttattttcgaaagagaaggacgcccatctttcgacacaattcagaagatgggcatccttctcatagggtcgcccaaatcggcataatcgaaagccgattttggctgtccccaactgctttccatcatagggacgaccaaagttcacgggggcgtgtcggaagcgtagcgaaggcaggacttgggtgtgcctaacacatgggcgtcctctacccataatggaaaaaaaagggcatccctgacgagcatttggacgactttacctggtcctgtttttcttacgactgaggcacaaaaaagtgcctgaactgaccagatgaccaccggagagaatcggggatcacctccccttactctcccagtggtcactaaccccctcccatccttaaaaaacaactttaaaaatattttgtgccagcctcaaatgtcatactcaggtgcattgcagtagtatgcaggtccctggagcagttttagtgggtgcagtgcactttaggcaggtggacccaggcccatgcccccctacctgttacacttgtggtggtaaatgtgagccctccaaaacccactgtacccacatctaggtgccccccttcacccgtaagggctatggtagtggtgtacagttgtgagtagtgggttttggggggctcagcacacacagtaagggagctatgtacctgggagcaatttctgaagtccactgcaatgccccctagggtgctcagttggtgtcctggcatgttagggggaccagtgcactacaaatgctggctccttccataaccaaagggcttgcatttggtcatttctgagatgggcgtccttagtttccattattgctgaaaatcagaaatgtcaagatttgggcgtccccgactgtatcaaaatgaaagatggatgcccatcttgtttcgataatacgggtttccccgtcccttcactgggacgttttgcgaggatgtcctcagcaaaacatgggcgtccctttcgattatgcccctccttggcACTCATTTTTCGAAGCAGATATCTCAAAATGACCAAAAAATCATCCATCTGCCGAGAACATCCAAATCgtgatttttgaaaggcagaatttggatgtttttacacTGCAGTTCTTCCA
It encodes:
- the GPR19 gene encoding probable G-protein coupled receptor 19; the encoded protein is MVFARGMDGDKPSFAMPTVFVPLQNSSHTDSSKLLGDNEMTDLYKENSRTEKNSTVLQHALLPGEIAAASIILGVIWLVSVVGNSLVCLVIHRSRRTQSTTNYFVVSMACADLLLSLASTPFALLQFTSGRWVLGSVMCKLVRYFQFLAPGVQIYVLFSICLDRFYTIVYPLSFKVSREKAKKMIVASWIFDAAFVSPAFFFYGSDWDNHCNFFLPYTWDGTIYSIIHLLVGFLIPSILIILFYQKVIKYIWRIGTDGRTVRRTMNIVPRTKVKTIKMFLMLNFIFLLSWLPFYVGQLWHPDETDSQKSSLVFMVVTWISFSSSASKPTLYSVYNANFRRGMKETFCMSSMKCYRSNAYTITTSSRMAKKNYVGISEIPAPAKTITKDSIYDSFDREAKEKKLAWPINSNPPNTFV